In a single window of the Nakaseomyces glabratus chromosome B, complete sequence genome:
- the RCK2 gene encoding serine/threonine protein kinase RCK2 (CAGL0B03509g~Ortholog(s) have protein serine/threonine kinase activity), producing the protein MQKFKALFKKKVTDLESGVDNSKSKKDTMIGAGDSTMVAPAEPTKWDPTVNSHDLIGSLAKELTAVADTPIPVDMGHLDNVKEEQVEGTSEYTAESHSFDNGSLDQGSQLSFDGEYDVEEDYEEEDSEEIEEQFTNTPLRFAEQVELKGYKLIEKIGEGAFSKVFCGIPDKNSDSAYLARNYKQVAVKVISKHDLDVSNKEQQAKDKRAGRDKQNNTNRMSSREQVMKEVRIHKAVAAGCPYIVGFIDFQETKHYYYLIQELLDGGEIFNEIVRLTYLSEDLSRHVIKQVALAVRHMHSLGIVHRDIKPENLLFKSIEYIPSKKRTFRKSDDPATKADEGVFIPTIGGGGIGIVKLADFGLSKQIFQKNTKTPCGTIGYTAPEVVKDEKYSMQVDMWGIGCVLYTMLCGFPPFYDEKIDVLTEKISRGEYTFLEPWWDEISPGAKHCVKKLLEVDPRKRYTIDEFLADPWLNTFDTFAKRKKKLEEEEAQQRRIMKRKRRKNVFERDPSLLYSPAAVAMRDAFDISNAVQREEEDKRFSPGPRKHNLSVLNESDLDEPSNEIVDGLDEQMFQLKLNSSTIIKRRKDDHKSPLEQVIT; encoded by the coding sequence ATGCAGAAATTTAAGGCTttattcaagaagaaagttACTGATTTGGAGTCAGGTGTTGATAATAGTAAGAGCAAGAAGGATACAATGATCGGAGCAGGTGACAGTACTATGGTAGCGCCAGCGGAGCCTACCAAGTGGGATCCGACGGTTAATTCACATGATCTTATTGGGTCGCTAGCTAAAGAGTTGACTGCTGTTGCTGATACCCCTATCCCTGTTGATATGGGCCATCTAGATAATGTGAAGGAGGAGCAGGTCGAAGGTACTAGCGAGTATACCGCTGAGTCGCACTCTTTTGACAACGGCTCTTTGGATCAAGGTTCGCAGCTGTCCTTCGATGGGGAGTACGATGTCGAAGAGGACTACGAAGAGGAGGACTCTGAGGAGATCGAAGAGCAGTTTACAAACACGCCGCTGAGGTTTGCTGAGCAGGTCGAACTGAAGGGTTACAAGTTGATAGAGAAGATAGGTGAGGGTGCTTTCTCTAAAGTGTTCTGTGGTATCCCCGACAAGAACAGCGATAGCGCCTACTTGGCACGTAACTACAAGCAAGTTGCTGTTAAAGTTATCAGCAAACATGATCTGGATGTTTCTAATAAGGAACAGCAGGCTAAGGACAAGAGGGCAGGTAGAGATAAGCAGAATAATACGAACAGGATGTCATCCCGTGAACAAGTAATGAAAGAAGTCAGGATACACAAAGCTGTTGCAGCAGGGTGTCCGTACATTGTCGGCTTTATAGATTTCCAAGAGACCAAGCATTATTACTATCTAATCCAGGAGCTGCTTGATGGTGGTGAGATATTTAATGAGATTGTCAGACTGACCTACCTGAGCGAGGATCTTTCTCGCCATGTTATAAAACAAGTTGCATTAGCGGTACGCCATATGCACTCATTGGGTATAGTGCACCGTGATATTAAACCCGAGAACTTATTGTTCAAGAGCATCGAATATATTCCTTCCAAGAAGCGCACTTTCAGAAAGAGCGACGACCCAGCCACCAAGGCCGATGAAGGTGTCTTCATTCCAACTATCGGCGGTGGTGGTATCGGTATAGTGAAGCTCGCGGATTTCGGGTTGTCCAAGCAGATATTCCAAAAGAACACTAAGACGCCATGTGGTACCATAGGGTACACTGCACCAGAAGTTGTCAAGGACGAGAAATACTCCATGCAAGTTGACATGTGGGGGATAGGTTGTGTGCTATATACCATGCTGTGTGGGTTCCCACCTTTCTACGACGAGAAGATAGACGTTCTAACCGAGAAGATAAGTCGTGGTGAGTATACATTTTTGGAGCCCTGGTGGGATGAGATAAGCCCTGGTGCCAAGCACTGTGTGAAGAAGCTGCTAGAGGTGGACCCTCGCAAGCGGTACACCATAGACGAGTTCCTGGCGGACCCATGGCTGAACACGTTCGACACGTTCGCCAAGCGCAAGAAGAAGCtagaagaggaagaggcACAGCAGAGACGTATAATGAAGCGCAAGAGGCGGAAGAACGTCTTTGAGAGGGACCCCTCGTTGCTATACTCGCCTGCAGCTGTAGCAATGAGAGATGCCTTTGACATAAGTAATGCTGTacaaagagaagaagaggacAAGAGGTTTTCCCCGGGACCAAGGAAACACAACCTAAGCGTACTGAACGAGTCCGACCTAGACGAGCCCTCCAACGAGATAGTCGACGGTCTGGACGAGCAAATGTTCCAGCTGAAACTAAACTCATCCACTATAATAAAGAGACGTAAGGACGACCACAAGTCCCCATTAGAGCAAGTAATCACATAA
- the CTO1 gene encoding Cto1p (CAGL0B03531g~Ortholog(s) have cytosol, nucleus localization) → MRKVIISDFDETITRKDTITVLGKIPYHIKPGLTPSWDHFSSNYYDCWKKYHSKNQDLRRLPLLSSHVRDQGIHGGNYSSLFKDEIEYQRNNRVIELSSTVEMAKQKIFSGVTHQHVHDYVGTKLKKDECVLREGVLDCIDNAVQDPRDFYILSVNWSPEFIDACIGTGKIPKENIICNRLLSDEDATYTGEFENEVLCGSDKIVKLQEIINKRAGEQDHLSLWYIGDSETDILAILHHSINGILLVDPEENASKFKKLAEDVLGVDKQLLDSFTTDSSLLFIKCLNKDHNNSLYLAKSWKGVQQILNQN, encoded by the coding sequence ATGAGAAAAGTTATTATATCCGATTTCGACGAGACTATTACGAGGAAGGACACCATCACTGTGCTGGGCAAGATACCATACCACATTAAACCCGGCCTGACACCTAGTTGGGATCACTTCAGCAGTAATTACTACGATTGCTGGAAGAAATACCACAGCAAGAATCAGGATTTGAGGCGGCTCCCTTTGTTGAGCTCACACGTCAGGGATCAAGGCATCCACGGAGGAAACTACAGCAGCTTGTTCAAGGATGAGATAGAGTACCAGCGTAACAACCGGGTCATAGAACTCTCGAGCACAGTCGAAATGGCTAAACAGAAGATCTTCAGCGGGGTCACACACCAGCATGTGCATGACTACGTGGGTAccaagttgaagaaggaCGAATGTGTCCTGCGTGAAGGTGTATTGGATTGCATAGATAATGCAGTCCAGGACCCACGAGATTTCTACATACTGTCCGTAAATTGGTCACCAGAATTCATAGACGCATGCATCGGTACAGGTAAGATCCCAAAGGAGAACATCATATGCAATAGACTGCTctctgatgaagatgcCACTTATACtggtgagtttgagaacGAGGTGCTCTGTGGTTCAGACAAGATCGTAAAgcttcaagaaataattaACAAGAGGGCCGGTGAGCAAGACCATCTGAGTCTATGGTACATTGGTGACAGTGAAACCGACATATTAGCAATCTTACACCATAGTATCAACGGAATATTACTTGTAGACCCAGAAGAGAATGCATCGAAGTTTAAAAAGCTTGCCGAGGATGTATTGGGAGTTGACAAGCAACTTCTAGACTCTTTTACAACCGACAGCTCGTTACTGTTTATTAAATGCTTGAATAAGGATCACAATAATTCTCTGTATCTGGCAAAATCTTGGAAAGGTGTACAACAAATACTGAACCAAAATTAG
- the POL5 gene encoding DNA-directed DNA polymerase (CAGL0B03553g~Ortholog(s) have DNA-directed DNA polymerase activity, rDNA binding activity, role in transcription of nuclear large rRNA transcript from RNA polymerase I promoter and cytosol, nucleolus localization), producing the protein MAKVNRDHFYKLASDLPEERLQAAVGVIKDLSALEVPQEIEEWNYTINRLVKGLGSSRNSARLGFSMCLSEALNLALSLGDKAPEGLNSIENYLKILNETLGADFDEGKKRKGKDERGILFGKLFGLQALLNEPLFSNVFVTKDGISNFVPVFVQEMINLSKCKNWIREPALFSLYQTLEKLISKVSKSDITNLISQLDENNLTMTNEGLAIYLLLVDESNKISRAEIAEIKLQNQGWKSNDPLAKGNLPSLTKVLLDNDGVAFAEDNEQRKQKGGANWNPRLHFVWEKLLSTIINGSHSLNVEDKHVSKKRKKNNTIASIKFHEFWQMVVDETYFNDKASSERKYLGFLIFQRAFPMLKSYEDVVDSLGQNFIRSLINQCSEKKRHLNKIALQTVEIIVESCENDTTKILPVFETLAFGKSGSITFDRLSKTKLLSRLLGIKSVRYEVLSKLFDILSRQLSIKSEEKSFSQFILDSMLHLVRNQKAEVDSLLLTEKVLPQIVKLAFFTGDNETLQEMSKERLFSILSELNSLHLSESQEIPQYVVIKLVQQHIEGGEKMTSELDDELRETESSALRILAEIAKATDKPYLRGLGSLFATCLLQLYTGDSESVGTLQELKDIYEKLISDDERPLSSITEILLSLLAQKKALLKKASIAVWEQVVPYVSQDELNLLLDILLARENKQGFAQLFEGIDEYEEDEDDEQLEDEEQIKEVTDDSSSNSESDSEEDEDNSDSHEDTSSDSVEDHNDAVNNIDKETTSALAKALDLPADIINANGEVDIEKLEMQSDDDEDDEDDESMDDEQMMDLDDQLSEIFKRRKEALSNIPTGNKRKNEVKESRESVIAFKHRIVDLLLVYIKHVEKMIQREDVDENSKADKLNCLLTFAIPMIKCIKQTLDKSLAEKLAKLLKTRLFKIRVTGIKLDTADVVEDFQRIHQDFLFAKPGQFPILYYSVCSSTSLYFSKILVDNADYQQGVYETLVDTYSTTIKEWLKDTKFPHSIFLDFVNWLASKKQGPKTN; encoded by the coding sequence ATGGCTAAAGTTAATAGAGATCACTTCTATAAGCTGGCGTCGGATCTTCCGGAGGAGCGGTTACAAGCCGCAGTGGGTGTTATTAAGGATCTAAGTGCTCTTGAAGTTCCACAGGAAATTGAGGAATGGAATTATACCATCAATAGATTGGTTAAAGGTCTTGGGTCTAGCAGAAACAGTGCTAGACTAGGGTTTTCTATGTGTCTTAGCGAAGCACTAAATCTAGCGTTGTCGTTAGGTGACAAAGCTCCAGAAGGCTTGAATAGCATTGAAAACTATCTAAAAATCCTAAATGAAACGCTAGGTGCCGATTTCGATGAAGgtaagaaaagaaaaggcaAAGATGAGAGAGGTATCCTCTTTGGAAAGTTATTTGGTTTGCAAGCACTTCTAAACGAACCACTGTTTTCAAATGTATTTGTGACCAAGGATGGGATCTCTAACTTTGTTCCTGTAtttgttcaagaaatgATTAATTTAAGTAAGTGCAAGAATTGGATCAGAGAACCAGCTCTGTTCAGTTTGTATCAAACTTTGGAAAAGCTAATTTCTAAAGTTAGTAAGTCGGATATCACTAATTTAATTTCTCAACTAGATGAAAACAATTTGACAATGACAAATGAAGGATTAGCTATTTATCTGCTACTGGTCGATGaatcaaataaaatttcTCGCGCTGAGATCGCTGAAATAAAACTGCAGAATCAAGGCTGGAAATCTAATGACCCATTGGCAAAGGGTAACTTGCCATCACTAACTAAGGTATTGTTAGATAATGATGGTGTGGCCTTTGCAGAAGATAATGagcaaagaaaacaaaaggGTGGTGCAAACTGGAACCCTAGACTACATTTTGTTTGGGAGAAACTTCTTTCAACTATTATTAATGGTAGTCACTCATTAAATGTAGAAGACAAACATGTTAgcaaaaagagaaaaaagaacaatacCATAGCATCCATCAAATTTCATGAATTCTGGCAAATGGTTGTTGATGAGACTTACTTTAATGACAAGGCATCGAGTGAGCGAAAATACCTTGGCTTCTTGATATTTCAAAGGGCATTCCCGATGCTAAAGTCGTATGAAGACGTTGTGGACTCTTTGGGCCAAAATTTCATAAGGTCCTTAATCAATCAGTGCAGTGAGAAAAAAAGGCATTTGAACAAAATTGCTTTACAAACTGTTGAAATTATAGTTGAAAGTTGTGAAAATGATACCACCAAGATTTTACCAGTATTTGAAACACTTGCTTTTGGAAAAAGTGGATCAATAACTTTTGACAGACTATCAAAGACCAAACTTCTGAGCAGATTACTAGGTATAAAATCAGTAAGATATGAAGTCCTGTCTAAGCTATTTGACATTTTAAGCCGTCAGCTATCAATCAAATCAGAAGAGAAATCATTTAGTCAATTTATTTTAGACAGCATGTTGCATTTAGTTCGTAATCAAAAGGCTGAGGTTGATTCCTTACTGCTCACCGAAAAGGTACTACCACAAATTGTTAAGCTTGCATTCTTTACTGGTGATAACGAAACTCTACAAGAAATGTCTAAGGAAAGATTGTTCTCTATACTTTCTGAGCTAAACTCTTTGCATTTATCGGAAAGTCAAGAAATTCCACAGTATGTGGTTATCAAGCTAGTTCAACAGCATATTGAGGGAGGTGAAAAGATGACCTCTGAACTAGACGATGAATTGAGAGAGACTGAATCTTCTGCTTTGAGAATTCTTGCCGAAATAGCAAAAGCTACAGACAAGCCCTATTTGAGGGGGTTGGGTTCTTTGTTTGCAACTTGTTTATTACAGCTTTACACAGGTGATAGTGAATCAGTTGGTACTTTACAAGAACTTAAggatatatatgaaaaactAATCTCAGATGATGAAAGGCcactttcttcaataactGAAATTCTACTTTCGTTGCTAGCTCAGAAAAAAGCATTGCTGAAGAAGGCAAGTATTGCTGTTTGGGAGCAAGTTGTGCCTTATGTCTCTCAAGATGAACTAAATCTTCTGTTGGACATTTTGTTGGCAAGAGAAAACAAGCAAGGATTTGCTCAGTTATTCGAAGGTATAGATGAGTatgaggaagatgaagatgacgaaCAGcttgaagatgaggaaCAAATCAAAGAGGTAACCGATGATTCTAGCTCTAACTCGGAGTCTGATAGtgaggaagatgaagataaCTCAGACTCTCATGAAGATACTAGTAGTGATAGCGTCGAGGATCATAATGATGCAGTTAATAACATTGATAAGGAAACAACCAGTGCATTGGCTAAAGCTCTGGATTTACCTGctgatattattaatgCTAATGGAGAAGTCGATATTGAAAAGCTGGAGATGCAATCagatgacgatgaagatgatgaagatgatgagtCCATGGATGACGAACAAATGATGGACCTTGATGACCAATTAtctgaaatatttaaaCGTAGAAAAGAAGCCTTATCGAACATACCAACTGGTaataagagaaaaaatGAAGTAAAGGAATCCAGAGAAAGTGTTATTGCGTTTAAGCATAGAATAGTAGACTTGCTTTTAGTATACATCAAGCATGTTGAGAAAATGATCCAAAGGGAGGATGTCGATGAAAACTCTAAGGCAGACAAATTGAACTGCTTATTAACATTTGCTATACCTATGATCAAATGTATCAAGCAAACACTGGATAAATCCTTAGCAGAAAAGTTAGCTAAGCTATTGAAGACGAGATTGTTTAAGATTAGAGTTACAGGAATCAAGCTGGATACAGCTGATGTAGTTGAAgattttcaaagaattcACCAAGACTTTTTGTTTGCCAAGCCTGGTCAATTTCCTATACTTTATTACAGTGTCTGTTCTAGTACATCACTTTATTTTAGTAAGATACTAGTGGATAATGCAGATTATCAACAAGGTGTTTATGAAACTTTGGTTGATACGTATTCAACCACAATAAAAGAGTGGCTGAAAGATACAAAGTTCCCTCATTCCATATTCCTTGATTTCGTTAATTGGTTAGCATCGAAAAAACAAGGGCCTAAAACTAACTAG
- the HAT2 gene encoding Hat2p (CAGL0B03575g~Ortholog(s) have histone acetyltransferase activity, histone binding activity), which translates to MSVQLDPSALQKMAEVAAAAEQQSNEPMTVDEEYELWKSNVPMLYDFVSETRLTWPTLTVEWLPQKNLVAARTRQQLILGTHTSGEEQNYLKIGAVDLPVEVTENSKKDREIDEEDEDMVLSNVKIVKKFPHDGEITRARYMPQDDNIIATINGEGKIFIYDRSKNGVEALLSTLEYHTENGYGLAFNANEKYSLLSGSDDSNIALWDISNFEKNIKPTITFEDAHTDIINDVKWHSSEAHIFGSVSEDSTMKLFDKRSSQIIHNINTKKPYNTLAFSPFSSNLFAAAGTDNLVYLYDIRDVSNPLYAMTGHEDAVTAIEFDPNNDGILYSSGSDRRTIVWDLQEIGAEQTQDEIEDGPPEVLMIHAGHKTSINDIAVNPNINWLVASAEEDNIVQIWKCSSNIPRIGGEPEVDLSILD; encoded by the coding sequence ATGAGTGTACAATTGGATCCCTCAGCGTTGCAGAAGATGGCCGAGGTTGCCGCTGCTGCAGAGCAACAAAGCAATGAGCCAATGACCGTTGATGAAGAGTATGAGCTATGGAAGAGTAACGTACCAATGCTGTATGATTTTGTAAGCGAAACTAGATTAACATGGCCTACTTTAACGGTGGAGTGGTTACCACAGAAGAACCTGGTTGCTGCTCGAACAAGACAACAATTGATTCTCGGAACACATACATCTGGAGAAGAGCAAAATTACCTGAAGATTGGGGCTGTTGATCTACCAGTGGAAGTTACAGAAAACTCCAAAAAGGACagagaaattgatgaagaggatGAGGACATGGTTCTTTCCAATGTGAAGATTGTTAAGAAGTTCCCGCATGATGGCGAAATTACGAGAGCACGCTATATGCCTCAAGATGATAACATAATTGCTACTATTAATGGTGAGGGAAAgatttttatatatgataGATCAAAAAACGGTGTGGAAGCTTTACTCTCAACTTTGGAGTACCATACTGAGAATGGTTATGGTCTAGCCTTCAATGCGAACGAGAAGTATTCACTCTTGAGTGGCTCTGATGACAGCAATATCGCTTTATGGGACATTAGtaactttgaaaagaatataaaacCTACCATCACCTTTGAAGATGCGCATACCGACATTATTAATGACGTTAAGTGGCATAGTTCTGAGGCACATATTTTTGGCTCTGTTTCCGAAGATTCGACCATGAAACTTTTCGACAAGAGATCCTCCCAGATAATACACAACATAAATACAAAGAAACCATACAATACCTTGGCTTTTAGTCCCTTTTCATCAAACTTATTTGCAGCAGCAGGAACTGATAACCTAGTATATCTATATGACATAAGAGATGTATCTAATCCTCTTTATGCTATGACCGGCCACGAAGATGCAGTTACCGCCATTGAGTTCGATCCAAACAATGATGGAATTCTTTACTCATCTGGCTCTGATAGAAGAACTATAGTATGGGATTTACAAGAAATAGGTGCCGAACAAACTCAAGACGAAATAGAAGATGGCCCTCCAGAAGTATTGATGATACATGCAGGACATAAAACTTCCATAAATGATATAGCCGTGAATCCAAACATTAATTGGCTCGTAGCGAGCGCTGAAGAGGACAATATCGTACAGATATGGAAATGTTCAAGCAACATTCCACGTATTGGTGGCGAACCAGAGGTAGATTTGAGCATTCTTGACTGA
- the PCM1 gene encoding phosphoacetylglucosamine mutase PCM1 (CAGL0B03597g~Ortholog(s) have phosphoacetylglucosamine mutase activity, role in fungal-type cell wall chitin biosynthetic process and cytosol, nucleus localization), producing the protein MSLQLYNKNCITRDQHYTYGTAGFRADARILDSVMFTTGVIAALRSISCQCAPVGVMITASHNPPRDNGVKIVESDGSMLLQDWEPLATRLANSVADYHTFESTLNAIMQELNISPGHAPQIVVGHDSRESSPRLLANLLDGIKAVSPDARITNHGLLTTPQLHFLTANPAHFEDYYYRYFLDAWNQLFELYGIEGFKSFDKLVIDTANGIGGPQFLKMLSYSQTDLPHLQKIRLHQIDITNNSWLNPSMLNSGCGADFVKTNQRLPEGINADPRNLYCSFDGDADRVVFYYVDDSLTFHLLDGDKISTLLAYFINALLKEAGLAEELKLGVVQTAYANGSSTTYVTKKLQVPVSIAKTGVKHLHHEAVTNYDIGVYFEANGHGTVIFSQHFYEVIEDRLAKNAHDKSTLTLRLLSRLINQTIGDAISDMLAIITVLGILGWSPATWDHEYTDLPNKLTKVVVPDRSIFITTDQERRLVSPAGLQDKIDMLVADAPCGRSFIRASGTEDAVRVYAEAQTVEATEKLSTEVTDALIETVKE; encoded by the coding sequence ATGTCCTTGCAACTGTACAACAAGAACTGTATCACCAGAGACCAGCACTACACCTATGGTACCGCTGGTTTCAGAGCTGACGCTCGCATCCTGGACTCCGTGATGTTCACAACGGGTGTCATCGCTGCCCTGAGGTCCATCTCTTGCCAGTGCGCGCCGGTGGGTGTCATGATCACTGCTTCCCACAACCCGCCTAGGGATAACGGTGTCAAGATCGTGGAGTCCGACGGGTCCATGCTCTTGCAGGACTGGGAACCGCTGGCCACCAGGCTCGCGAACAGCGTCGCCGACTACCACACCTTCGAGTCCACTTTGAACGCGATCATGCAGGAGCTGAACATCTCCCCTGGCCACGCACCACAGATAGTGGTCGGCCACGACTCCCGTGAGTCCTCCCCGAGACTGCTGGCAAACTTGCTCGACGGTATCAAGGCGGTGTCCCCAGATGCGCGGATCACCAACCATGGCCTGCTGACCACGCCGCAGCTGCACTTCCTCACCGCGAACCCGGCACACTTCGAGGACTACTACTACCGCTACTTCCTAGACGCCTGGAACCAGCTGTTCGAGCTGTACGGAATCGAGGGCTTCAAGTCCTTCGACAAACTCGTCATCGACACGGCCAACGGTATAGGTGGACCGCAGTTCCTGAAGATGCTCTCTTACTCGCAGACAGACTTGCCACACTTGCAGAAGATAAGGCTGCACCAGATTGACATCACCAACAACAGCTGGCTCAACCCTTCGATGCTGAACAGCGGATGCGGCGCTGACTTCGTCAAGACCAACCAGAGACTGCCTGAGGGTATCAACGCCGACCCGCGCAACCTGTACTGCTCCTTCGACGGTGACGCCGACAGAGTGGTGTTCTACTACGTCGACGACTCCCTCACTTTCCATTTGCTCGACGGTGACAAGATATCCACGCTGCTGGCCTACTTCATCAACGCATTGCTGAAAGAGGCTGGCCTGGCCGAGGAGCTGAAACTGGGCGTTGTGCAAACAGCCTACGCTAACGGCTCCTCCACCACATACGTAACCAAGAAGCTGCAGGTCCCCGTCTCTATCGCAAAAACCGGTGTTAAACACTTACACCACGAAGCtgtcaccaactatgacATCGGTGTGTATTTCGAGGCCAACGGTCACGGCACAGTTATATTCTCCCAACACTTCTACGAAGTGATCGAGGACCGTCTCGCCAAGAACGCACACGACAAGAGCACCCTGACATTGAGACTGCTGTCCAGATTGATCAACCAAACTATCGGAGACGCTATCAGCGACATGCTGGCCATCATCACCGTGCTAGGCATCCTGGGCTGGTCTCCAGCTACTTGGGACCACGAATATACTGATCTGCCAAACAAGTTGACCAAAGTGGTTGTACCAGACAGATCCATCTTCATCACAACTGATCAAGAGAGAAGATTGGTGTCACCAGCTGGGCTACAGGACAAGATCGACATGCTAGTCGCAGATGCTCCCTGTGGTAGATCGTTCATCAGAGCTAGTGGTACCGAAGATGCTGTTAGAGTCTACGCAGAAGCTCAGACCGTGGAGGCCACAGAAAAGCTTTCTACAGAAGTGACAGATGCCCTTATAGAGACTGTCAAAGAGTAG
- the SOM1 gene encoding Som1p (CAGL0B03608g~Has domain(s) with predicted mitochondrial inner membrane peptidase complex localization) → MAPPTPVIDGIPAEASRDCPLKSLTQYHCAPNTQGQGVHKDMFVCIPFTRLFKQCADRAIEVTTEHTNI, encoded by the coding sequence ATGGCACCACCTACACCTGTGATAGACGGTATACCTGCGGAGGCCAGCCGCGACTGTCCTTTGAAGTCGCTGACACAGTACCACTGTGCTCCGAATACGCAAGGCCAGGGAGTGCACAAGGACATGTTCGTGTGCATCCCCTTCACAAGACTCTTCAAACAGTGCGCAGACAGAGCCATCGAAGTGACCACAGAGCACACCAATATATAG
- the PRB1 gene encoding proteinase B (CAGL0B03619g~Ortholog(s) have serine-type endopeptidase activity), protein MVPHKYIVVLKKGVSPEAVATFLNDVSAAHAAAIRDLPKEHDFFNFVNAEGLPRGGIKDLFNINDLFQGLIGYFPEPVVKLLEKSDIVEFVERDSVVHASNFDTQNNAPWGLARISHRDRLNLGNFNKYLYDNAGGEGVTAYVIDTGINVKHVEFDGRAQWGKTIPLNDLDIDGNGHGTHCAGTIASKHYGIAKKANVVAVKVLKSDGSGTMSDVIKGVEYAAQAHLKESKNNKKFKGSTANMSLGGGKSPALDMAVNAAVSAGIHFAVAAGNENQDACNTSPASAEKAITVGASTLSDDRAYFSNWGKCVDIFAPGLNILSTYIGDTNRETASLSGTSMASPHVAGLLTYFLSLQPDSDSEFYDASKHGVTPAQLKKKLIAYSTKNVLTDLPDPDSPNLLIYNGAGGDLGVFWNSTSADEQSAEHPEQRIAAELGLDSLAKMVGDRHAATDSLFGQVRNLLDKMNII, encoded by the coding sequence ATGGTGCCTCACAAGTATATTGTTGTGTTGAAGAAAGGCGTCTCTCCGGAGGCGGTTGCTACATTCCTGAACGATGTGTCTGCCGCGCACGCTGCTGCCATCAGGGACTTGCCTAAGGAGCAtgacttcttcaacttcgTTAACGCCGAGGGTCTGCCAAGGGGCGGTATCAAGGACCTGTTCAACATCAACGACTTGTTCCAAGGTCTGATCGGCTACTTCCCTGAGCCAGTGGTGAAGTTGCTGGAGAAGAGCGATATCGTGGAGTTTGTTGAGAGAGACTCCGTGGTGCACGCCTCCAACTTCGACACCCAGAACAACGCCCCTTGGGGTCTGGCACGTATCTCCCACAGAGATCGCTTGAACTTGGGTAACTTTAACAAGTACCTGTACGACAACGCCGGCGGTGAAGGTGTTACCGCGTACGTCATCGATACCGGTATCAACGTCAAGCACGTCGAGTTCGATGGAAGAGCACAATGGGGTAAGACCATCCCGCTAAACGACCTAGACATCGATGGTAATGGTCACGGTACCCACTGTGCTGGTACCATCGCTTCCAAACACTACGGTATCGCCAAGAAGGCCAACGTCGTTGCCGTGAAGGTATTGAAATCAGATGGCTCCGGTACCATGTCCGATGTCATCAAGGGTGTGGAGTACGCTGCTCAAGCCCACTTGAAAGAATCtaagaacaacaagaagttCAAGGGTTCTACTGCTAACATGTCTCTAGGTGGTGGTAAGTCCCCAGCTCTGGACATGGCCGTTAATGCCGCAGTCTCTGCTGGTATCCACTTTGCTGTCGCTGCCGGTAACGAAAACCAGGATGCTTGTAACACATCTCCAGCTTCCGCTGAAAAGGCAATCACTGTCGGTGCTTCGACATTGAGCGATGACAGAGCTTACTTCTCCAACTGGGGTAAATGTGTCGACATCTTCGCTCCAGGTTTGAACATCTTGTCTACTTACATCGGTGATACCAACAGAGAAACTGCTTCTTTGTCTGGTACTTCCATGGCATCTCCACATGTTGCTGGTTTGCTAACTTACTTCCTGTCTTTGCAACCTGATTCCGACTCAGAATTCTACGACGCCTCAAAGCACGGAGTTACCCCAGCACAACttaagaagaagttgatcGCCTACAGTACAAAGAATGTTTTGACAGACTTGCCAGACCCAGATTCACCAAACCTATTGATCTACAACGGTGCAGGCGGTGATCTAGGTGTTTTTTGGAACAGCACATCTGCTGACGAACAGTCTGCTGAACATCCAGAGCAGAGAATTGCTGCAGAACTAGGGCTGGATTCCCTAGCCAAGATGGTCGGTGACCGTCATGCTGCTACAGACTCTCTATTCGGACAAGTCAGAAACCTCTTGGACAAGATGAACATCATCTAA